ATCGCGCACCTGCAGGCGGCCGCCAAGCTGCTGCGACGCGCCAAGGGCGGCTCGATCATCAACCTCACCTCGATCCTCGGAGTCGAAGGCCGCGCCGGCCAGACGGTGTATGCCGCCTCCAAGGCGGCGGTGATCGGCGCGACGAAGTCGGCAGCCAAGGAGCTGGCCGGCGAGCAGATCCGCGTCAACGCCGTCGCTCCGGGCTTCATCAGCACGGATCTCACCGCAGCGCTGGATGAGGCTGAGCGGGAGGCGACGGTCGAGGCGATCGCGATGGGTCGCGCTGGCACGCCCGAGGACGTCGCAGACACCGTGCTTTACCTGGCCAGTGATCTGTCGAAGTACGTCACGGGCCAGGTGATCGGCGTCGACGGCGGGATGCGGGCGTGAGCTCAGACCGCGCCGCAGCGCCCGCACTGATCGCGGCCGACGGCTCGCAGACGCTGACGCACGGCAACATCGCAGCGCTAGCTGAAGAGTTCACGCGGGCGACTGATGGCCGGCGGTTGGTCTTTCACTTCGGGGCGCAGACGATGCGCTCCATCTCGCTTTTTCGGGCGGCGGTGGACGCCGGAGCCGCTGTCGCGCTACTCGATGCCGGTCTCGGCAGCGAGTTTGCCACCGAGCTGATCGAGCGCTACCAGCCCGACGTGCTCGTCGGCGCGCCTGAGGGCCTGCGCGGTGCGGCGTACCAGCGCGTGCTCGAAGACGTGTGGCTGCGCGACGGCGAGCCCGCCGACGTACACCCCGACCTGTCGATCCTGCTGTCGACCTCCGGCAGCACCGGCAGCCCGAAGTTCGTGCGGCTGTCGCGTGAGAACGTTGCGGCCAACACCGAGCAGATCATCGCCTCGCTCGGCATCACCGCCGACGACCGCGCGATCACCGCGCTGCCGCTCTTCTACAGCTACGGCATGTCGGTGATCAACACCCATCTCGCGGCCGGCGGTGCTGTCGTGGTCACCAGCGACAGCGTCTTCGACCCGGGCTTCTGGCAAGCGTTTGCCGACCACCGCGTCAGCTTCCTGAACGGCGTGCCGTCGAGCTTTGCGATGCTGCGCCGCCTGCGGATCGAAAACATGGACCTGCCTGCGCTGCGCGCCATCACCCAGGCCGGCGGCAAGCTCAACGACAAGCTCATCGAGCACTTCGCCGGGGTCATGGGCGAGCGTGGCGGCGACTTCTTCGTGATGTACGGCCAGACCGAGGCGGCGCCGCGAATCACCTGCCGCAGCGTCAACGGCACCGAAGACCGGGCTGGCTCGGTCGGACCGGCCCTGCGCGGCGGCGTACTCGAGATCATCGACCTCGATGGCGCAGTGCTGCCGGCCGGTGAGTCTGGCGAGGTGCGCTACCGCGGACCCAACGTGATGATGGGGTACGCCGAGACCGCGGCCGACCTCGCGCTCGGTGACGTGCACGGAGACGCCTTGCAGACTGGCGATCTTGGCCATCTCGACGACGACGGGTTCCTTTACATCACCGGACGCAGCAAGCGGATCGCGAAGGTGTCCGGCCTGCGGATCTCCCTCGACGAGGTCGAGCAGCTGGTCGCCGACCGCGGCCCCGTGGCCGCGGTTCCGCGAGGCGACGACGCGGTCGTCGTCTACTGCGAGTGGGATGACGACGACTTCCGCGGCCTGTCACGCGAGCTGACGACCAGGCTGAAGCTGCCGCCGAAGTCGATCGTGCTGGAACATATCGAGGCCATCCCCGTGTTGAACAATGGGAAGACCGACTATCAATCGCTACAGCAGCGATCTTAGGAAGCCACGATGTCGCTAGAGCAATTCTTCGAGCGCCCGCAGTTCAGCATCCCGCAGGATGAGAAGGAACGGCTGCTGACCGAGACGCTCGGTGAGCTTGCGGCCCACCACCGCGAGCGCAGCGAGCCCTACGCCCGGATCTCCGGCGCGCTCGATGCCCCGACCGGTACGCCGTCGTCACTGGCCGACTTTCCTTATCTGCCAGTGTCGATCTTCAAGTCCCACGAGCTGCGCAGCGTGCCCGAGGACGAGGTCTTCAAGGTGATGACCTCCAGCGGCACCACCGGCCAGCAGGTCAGCCGCATCTTCCTGGACCGGCGTACCGCCGACCTGCAAAGCCGCGCGCTGAGCACCATCATGACCAGCGTGCTCGGCCCGAAGCGGCTGCCGATGATCGTGATCGACACGCCCAACGTCGTGCGCAACCGCGCGATGTTTTCCGCGCGCGGCGCCGGCGTACTCGGCATGATCCAGTACGGCCGCAAGCACTTCTATGCCCTCGATGACGACATGAACCTCGACGTCGAGGGGCTGCAGGAGTTCCTCTCCGCGTACGGCGACCGGCCGATCCTGCTCTTTGGATTCACCTTCATGGCGTGGAAGTACTTCCTCGCCGCGATCCGCGACCAGGGGCTGGACGTCGACCTCAGCAACGGCGTACTCATCCACAGCGGCGGCTGGAAGAAGCTGCAGGACGAGGCCGTGGGCAACGAAGAGTTCAAGTCGACGTTCCGCGAGCTGACCGGGCTGGGCCGCATCCACAACTTCTACGGCATGGTCGAGCAGGTCGGCAGCGTCTTCCTTGAGGGCGAGGACGGCTATCTCTATCCGCCGAACTTCGCCGATGTCATCATCCGCAACCCGATCACCTGGGAAGTCGCCAAGGACGGCGAGCAGGGGCTGATCGAGGTACTCAGCGTGCTGCCGCACAGCTATCCCGGCCATGTGCTGCTGACCGAGGACCTCGGCATCGTGCACGGCGTCAGTGATGGCACCGGTCCCGGCGGCTGGCACGGCAAGCGACTGCAGGTCATCGGCCGGGTGCCGAAGGCCGAGCTGCGCGGCTGCAGCGACACTCACGCCTTCGACAAGCAGCCCGCGGGCGTGGGTTCATGATTCGTCAGCTGTTGCCGGAGGCCCGCGAGGTCGACCCGGCCGAGCTCGTTGCTGAACTCAACTCACATCCGACGGCGCGCCCTTTCAGCGACGAGGTCGTCGACTTCACCGTCGCGCTGTCGCGTCGGTTGTCGAAGGTCGGCCGCGGGATGCCAGAGACCGAGGCGCTGGCCTTCTGGATGCGCAAGGCCGAGGTACGCCGTCTCGCTGACAGTTATGCCTCGCTCGGCTCTGACTCGACCCTGCTGCGCCCGCGCGGCACCGTCTTGCACGTGCCGCCGGCCAACGTCGACACCCTGTTTGTCTACTCGTGGCTGCTCGCGACGCTCACCGGCAACCGCAACGTCGTGCGTCTCTCCGAGCGCGCAACCGACCAGGCCAACCTGATCATCGGCGCGATCGGCGAGGTCATCGGCGGCTTCCCGAGCGTCCGCGACACCACTGCGATGGTCACTTACGGGCACGAGGAGACGGTCACCGCCGCGCTCAGCGCCGGCAGCGACGTGCGAATCATCTGGGGCGGCGACGGCACTGTCAACGCCGTACGCCGAGTGCCCCTGCCGCCGCACGCGACCGAGCTGACCTTCCCGGATCGCTTCTCGATGGCTGCCGTCGACACCGCGGCGTACGCCGCCCTCGGCGATAGCGAGCGAGACCGGCTTGCGACGCATTTCTTCAATGACGCGTACTGGTTTGACCAGATGGGCTGCTCATCGCCGCGCCTGGTCGTGTGGGCCGGCGAACGCGAGGCCGCAGCCGAACTCACCGCGGACTTCGCGCGTCGGGTCGAGCAGGTCATCGCGAGCAAGTCCTACTCGGTCGACACCGCGACGGCCGTGGCAAAGATGCTGCAGTCCTACCGCTCGATGATCGACGTCGATGTCACGTCGTACTCCCATGACGTCAACGAGCTGACCGTGCTCGGGGTCAAGGAGTTTCCCGACGTGCGCGGGGAGTTCTCCGGCGGCGGGCTGTTTTACTTCCAGACGGTCGATGACTTGCTGGAGATCGCGCCCAACATTGAGCGCCGCGACCAGACGCTGTCGCAGTTCGGCTTCTCCGCGGCCAAGCTCGGCGAGCTCGGGGCGACGCTCAACGGTCGCGGCATCGACCGCATCGTGCCATTTGGGGCAGCACTGAACTTCAACCGGTTCTGGGACGGCTACGACCTGCTGCAGGAGTTCTCCCGGCGGGTCACGATCGACGCGTCCGCGCCGCAGCTGGCGTAGGACCGTGGTCGACCTGCCGCTGTCTGGGCTTCGCGGCATCGGCATCGACACCGAGGCGGTCGCGCGTTTCGCAGACCCCGACCTGCGACTCTTTACCGACCGTGAGGCGGCGTACTGCCTGGCGCAGGCCAAGCCGGCCGAA
The nucleotide sequence above comes from Epidermidibacterium keratini. Encoded proteins:
- a CDS encoding AMP-binding protein, with product MSSDRAAAPALIAADGSQTLTHGNIAALAEEFTRATDGRRLVFHFGAQTMRSISLFRAAVDAGAAVALLDAGLGSEFATELIERYQPDVLVGAPEGLRGAAYQRVLEDVWLRDGEPADVHPDLSILLSTSGSTGSPKFVRLSRENVAANTEQIIASLGITADDRAITALPLFYSYGMSVINTHLAAGGAVVVTSDSVFDPGFWQAFADHRVSFLNGVPSSFAMLRRLRIENMDLPALRAITQAGGKLNDKLIEHFAGVMGERGGDFFVMYGQTEAAPRITCRSVNGTEDRAGSVGPALRGGVLEIIDLDGAVLPAGESGEVRYRGPNVMMGYAETAADLALGDVHGDALQTGDLGHLDDDGFLYITGRSKRIAKVSGLRISLDEVEQLVADRGPVAAVPRGDDAVVVYCEWDDDDFRGLSRELTTRLKLPPKSIVLEHIEAIPVLNNGKTDYQSLQQRS
- a CDS encoding LuxE/PaaK family acyltransferase, translated to MSLEQFFERPQFSIPQDEKERLLTETLGELAAHHRERSEPYARISGALDAPTGTPSSLADFPYLPVSIFKSHELRSVPEDEVFKVMTSSGTTGQQVSRIFLDRRTADLQSRALSTIMTSVLGPKRLPMIVIDTPNVVRNRAMFSARGAGVLGMIQYGRKHFYALDDDMNLDVEGLQEFLSAYGDRPILLFGFTFMAWKYFLAAIRDQGLDVDLSNGVLIHSGGWKKLQDEAVGNEEFKSTFRELTGLGRIHNFYGMVEQVGSVFLEGEDGYLYPPNFADVIIRNPITWEVAKDGEQGLIEVLSVLPHSYPGHVLLTEDLGIVHGVSDGTGPGGWHGKRLQVIGRVPKAELRGCSDTHAFDKQPAGVGS
- a CDS encoding acyl-CoA reductase; translation: MIRQLLPEAREVDPAELVAELNSHPTARPFSDEVVDFTVALSRRLSKVGRGMPETEALAFWMRKAEVRRLADSYASLGSDSTLLRPRGTVLHVPPANVDTLFVYSWLLATLTGNRNVVRLSERATDQANLIIGAIGEVIGGFPSVRDTTAMVTYGHEETVTAALSAGSDVRIIWGGDGTVNAVRRVPLPPHATELTFPDRFSMAAVDTAAYAALGDSERDRLATHFFNDAYWFDQMGCSSPRLVVWAGEREAAAELTADFARRVEQVIASKSYSVDTATAVAKMLQSYRSMIDVDVTSYSHDVNELTVLGVKEFPDVRGEFSGGGLFYFQTVDDLLEIAPNIERRDQTLSQFGFSAAKLGELGATLNGRGIDRIVPFGAALNFNRFWDGYDLLQEFSRRVTIDASAPQLA